ATACATCCAAAACCCACCGTCATTAAAGTGGGAAAACATAAGGCTTCCTGCTCCAATGGAAAGCACTAATAAGTTTGGGTCAACATTCATTGTCGTGACCAGAGGAGCTATGATTCCAGCAGTTGTCAGTCCGGCAACAGTTGCAGAACCAACGCAGACACGGATAATTGCAGTAATGATCCATGCCAAAAGTAAAGGAGGAATATCCCAAGTACTTAAACCATCCGCAATAACTTGACTGACACCAGTGTCTGTAAAAATTTGTTTTAAGGCTCCAGCTCCCGCTACAATCAATAAGATCATGGCAATGTCTTTGGTTGCAATGGTGTAGATATCCATTAACTGGGTCATTTTAAAACCCCTTTTTAAGCCTAGTGTATAGGTGGCCACTAATACTGAAATCAACATGACGATTCCAGGATTCGCAATGAAGCGAATAATGGGTCCAAGGCTGCTTTCAGGTTCAATATTGAGGTTCAAAGCAGTGGTGCTTACAAGTAAAAATACGGGTAGTAAAGCTGTGAAAAAGCTGTTAAAAGTGTCTGGTAGTTCAGATTCCGGTCTGATTTCAGCCTGGAAAGTACTTAAGGGATTGGCATGAACATTTTTTAAAGTTTTGGCAAATATAGGCCCCGCGATAATAATGGTAGGGATGGCAATTAAAAAGCCATAAAATAGGGTTAAGCCCATATTGGCATCAAACTGGGCCACCAAAGCAGCTGGGGAGGGGTGTGGAGGCAAAAAGCCATGTGTCACAGATAAGGCCGCCAATAATGGAATGCCCACGTAAACTGCAGAAATTTTGTATTGATAAGCTACTGTAAAAGCCAAAGGTACAAGTAGCACAAAGCCCACGTTATAAAAGAGGGGAATACCTACTACCAGGCCGGTTATGGACATAGCCCAGGTAATATTTTTTTCTCCAAAAATGCCCATTAAAAAACCAGCGATTTTCTGGGCAGCACCACTTTCGGCAACTAGCTTTCCCAGCATCGCCCCCATTACAATCACGATGACTAAATCACCTAATAAATTCCCCATACCCGACTGGATTGAGCCTGCAATTTGATCTGCAGGAAGCCCAAGAAGTAATCCTGCAGAGATAGAGGAGATGATAAATGCTAAAAAGGGATTGAGCTTAGCCCAAACGATTAGTAAAACAAGGATTGCAATACTAAGCAGGACAAGAAGTATGGTCATGGGTCTACAATGGGTTTAACGAACAAGATAAAAAAAATGAGCGAAAGACCTTTTACCCAAACTTAATAAAGGTATTGGATTTAGTTCTTGATGAGTTTGAACAAATGTGCTTCATCATTTCCTAGCTCCCAAGTTATCCTTGGTAGATTTTCTTTCCATTCTGCTTGGACTTCTTGCCAGATAATTGGCAGAATGCTCAATGTCCTGTAGCTGCCCACGGTATAATTGAATCCCGCTAGATCTTTGATTGAAATATTTCTTCTCGCGTATATTCCAGAATCTAATCAGAGTAGATGAGTACCAGGAGCAGCGTATCCGGTTCAAGTTCGTTCTATATCTCCAGACAGTGAAATTTACATTGGCACTTGCAAGTCCTGTGTTTCCTGCAATTTTAAATCATGAATGAGGTTAGGAGTGGAGGTGTCAGGATTAGAAGAGATCGTGCCAATGGGCATTATGAAATACAACTGACAGAAGAAACCTGTATATTCGGCTGACTGAAAAAAAATCCATTTTGGATGGTATGTAGCCTTTGCTAGCATGTATCAACTATTAAAAAAGCACAATTAATATACTAAAAATGAAATTGAAAAAGAAGTTCTTCTTCTACTTGATTCTTGGGTGGCTATTTCTAATTGGTGGAAATTTACAAGGGTTTGCCCAGCAGTACCGTATAAGTCTGCTCACGTGTGACCCTGGAGAAGAGATTTATAGTTCTTTTGGTCACAGTGCAATTCGAGTAGTCAATTTAGAGACTGGAAGGGATCAAGTTTATAATTATGGGACCTTTGATTTTAGAGCTCCTAACTTCGTGTTAAAATTTGCAGGAGGTAGGTTGGATTATTTTCTATCCGTATCAACCTTTGATCGGTTTCTGGCAGAGTATAATTATTTTCAAAGATCCATGCGGGAATTGGAGCTTGATTTGAATCAGCAACAGAAGACCGCCTTAGTTGAATTTTTAGAGATCAATTACCTTCCTCAAAACCGTAATTACCGATACGATTTTTTCTATGATAACTGTGCTACTCGGATTCGAGATGTCATAGAGACTATTGTAGGGGATCAATTGATATGGCACGATGAAGAACAGGAGTCTATTGAGAAGACGTTCCGGCAATTGATTGATGAAAAAGTTTTTTATATGCCTTGGTCTGATTTGGGGATTGATCTTGCTTTAGGATCGCGTCTCGATGTTGATGCGACTCCACGAGAGGAGCAATTTCTTCCAGATTACATGGAGCAGGCATTTTCTAGAGCAGAAATACAAGGTGATGGGCCTACAAGGCCCCTGGTAAAAAATGAACGAGTAATTCTTGATTTTGCCCCAAAAGAAAATTCATTGGGTCTATTTAATCCCTATCTTCTCTTTTGGATTATCGCTATACTATTTACTGCAACAACTTTCATTGGGTTTAAAAGGAAAAGGCTTTTTATTGGGTTTGACCTAGTCTTTTTTGGAATCTTAGGGCTTCTTGGATTAGTCATGAGTTTACTTTGGATTGGATCAGATATCCCTTCTACCAAATGGAATTGGAATATTTTATGGGCTTTCCCAGGGCATTTAGCTTTAATTCCAGGCTTACTTTCAAAGTCTTTGAAACCATGGCTCAGAAATTATCTCTTGACAGCCTTGATATTGGCTGATGCTGCGGTGGTGTTTTGGATTTTAGGCTGGCAATCTTTTCATCCTAGTTTGATTCCGATTATGTTGGTCATCATTCTAAGGACCAATTATCTTTATTATAATATAGCGCGTTATAAGACACCACTTGTCTGAAATATTCCATCTGGAAAACTTTTAAGGGGTTATTAACTGTTATAGGACTTAAGATTGAGCTATGGAATTTAAATTGACATCAGACTACCAACCCACAGGAGATCAACCTAAGGCAATTGAAAAGCTGACCGAAGGGGTGAATTCAGGCGAAAAGTCTCAAGTGCTACTAGGTGTAACCGGCTCGGGAAAAACATTTACGATTGCTAACCTCATCCAACAAGTACAGAAGCCGACGCTTATACTCAGCCATAATAAGACATTGGCGGCTCAGTTGTATGGAGAATTCAAGCAGTTTTTTCCAGACAATGCTGTTGAATATTTTATTTCCTATTACGATTACTACCAGCCAGAAGCTTTCATTCCAAGCTCGGGTACTTATATAGAGAAAGATCTTTCTATCAATGATGAAATTGAAAAGTTAAGATTAAGTGCTACATCCAGTTTGCTTTCAGGAAGACGAGATGTCATTGTCGTTGCTTCCGTGTCCTGTATTTATGGTATTGGTAATCCAGAGGAATTTGGCAAAAATGTGATTCGCCTCCAAGAAGGTGATCGCATACCAAGGAACCAATTACTATTTAAATTGGTGGATATTCTTTATAGTAGGACTCAGCAAGATTTGACGCATGGTACCTTTCGGGTCAAAGGGGATACTGTTGATATTTTTGTGGCCTATGCTGATTTTGGTTATCGAATTTTTTTCTGGGGTGATGAAATTGAAGCGATTCAAAGAATTGATCCTGCTTCAGGGAAAAAGCTTTCTGATGAAAAAATCATTTCCATATTTCCGGCAAATTTATTTGTGACAGGAAAAGATACCATCAACACTGCCATTCATGAAATACAGCATGACATGGTGGATCAGGTGAATTTCTTTGAAAAAGAAGGGAAATTCTTGGAGGCAAAACGACTTCAAGAACGGACAGAATTTGATCTGGAAATGATTAGGGAACTAGGCTACTGTTCTGGTGTGGAAAATTACTCACGGTATTTTGATCGAAGATTGCCCGGTACTAGACCTTTCTGTTTGATCGATTATTTTCCTGATGATTTCTTGTTAGTGGTGGATGAAAGCCATGTAACTATTCCTCAGGTAAGAGCCATGTGGGGAGGAGATAGATCACGTAAAGTCAATTTGGTGGATTTTGGGTTCAGGTTACCTTCTGCCTTGGATAATAGACCACTCAAATTTGATGAATTTGAGGACCTGACCAATCAAATAGTTTATGTGTCTGCAACACCGGCAGATTATGAATTGTCGCAAACGGAAGGGGTGGTGGTAGAACAGATCATTAGACCAACTGGCCTCTTGGATCCGACTATTGATGTGAGGCCTAGCCAAAATCAAATTGATGATCTATTGGAGGAAATTGATCAAACGATCAAGAAAGAAGCGCGTGTCTTGGTTACTACTTTGACCAAAAGGATGGCTGAAGAACTTCAAAAATATCTTGAAAAAGCTGGTGTGAAATCCAGGTATATCCATTCTGAGGTGAAAACATTGGACCGAGTTGAAATTCTAAGAGAATTGCGTCTTGGGATTTTTGATGTATTGGTAGGAGTGAATTTGCTTAGAGAAGGGCTGGATTTGCCTGAAGTTTCTTTAGTCGCAATTTTGGATGCCGATAAAGAAGGTTTTTTGAGAAACGAAAGAAGTTTGGTGCAAACAATTGGCAGAGCAGCGAGAAATCAGGAAGGTCGCGTAATCATGTATGCGGATAAAATTACTCCTTCTATGCAAATGGCTATTGATGAAACTAAGAGAAGGAGAGCTATCCAGATTGAGTATAACGAGATAAATGGAATCACTCCAACTACCGTTATTAAATCAAGGGATAAGATTATGGGTCAGACAAAAGTGGCTGATTCGAAAAAGAATGCTAAAATTTATGTGGAGCCAATGCCTGGTGAAGGTACTATGGCAGCTGATCCAGTTGTTCAATATTTAAGTAAGGACAAGCTTGAAAAGTTGATTCTGCAAACACAAAAGCAAATGGAAAAAGCGGCCAAAGAACTTAACTTCATGGAGGCTGCAAGATTAAGGGACGAGTGGCAATCTCAAAAGAAGAGATTGGAAGAGCTATCAAGAGGCCCTGGAAATTGAAAATTACAGAAATAAATGATGACCCTTCAAGAGGTGAAAAGTCTTGCTGCAAAAGGGGAGGGCTTAAAAATTGAATTTAAAAAGAAGGCTGCTTATCCAGAAAAGATAGTCAGAGAATTTATTGCCTTGGCGAATACTGCTGGTGGGGTGGTGATGATTGGAGTGGATGATGACGGAACCGTTTCAGGCCAGCGTTTTATTGAGGAGGAAGTTTATGTGATGGAAAAAGCAATTAAGGAATTGATTTTTCCAGCCCTTCATTATGAATTGTTTGTTCTACCTATTAATTCTAAAAAAGGAGTTGCAGTTTTTAAATTAGAACAAAGTCAAAGTCGGCCCCATTATTTAAAAATTGATAAAAAAAGGCAGTCTTTTATTAGAGTAGCAGATAGGAGCGTACAAGCTAGTATTGAAGTTTGGGAGATTTTGAAAAAGAGTAAAAACCCAAGGGATGTCGTTTTTACTTATGGTAGAAAAGAGGAGATTCTGCTTAAAACTCTGGAAGAAAAACAAAGAATTTCAGTTCGGGAGTTTTCAAAAATTGCCAAAATCCCAAAATTTTTGGCTTCCAAAACATTGGTGAGGTTGGTTTTGGCAAATGTGCTGTTAATTCATCCCCAAGAGTCTGATGATTATTTTACTTTGAAAGAATAGGAAGGTTGATCCCCGTTCTTTCCATGAATCCGAGATTTCCTTGAATGCCTCCAGTATGAATTAATAAGATGGAGGAGCCTTTTTGAAAGTAATTGTTTTGGATTAAATCCCACATGGCAAAAGCGGCCTTTCCTGTATAAATTGGGTCCAAGACTATTCCAAATTCCTGATAAAACATCCATATAAAATCGATCAAGCCGGGCTTGTATTTTGCATATCCCCCAAAATGGTATTGGTCAAAAATAGTAAGAGAACCTTTTGGTTCGATTTTATAAAATTCAATTAAGCTCTGAATTTCTTGATGGATAAAAGTTCCCTTGAGTGAAGAGATTCCAATTAGGGATTGATGCTTCTTTATAGTCGCAGCCAAACCAGCAAGGGTTCCGCCAGTTCCAATGGCAGTCACGATTTGTGAAAAGCTATAATCTTCAGGAGTTAGAATTTCTTGAGTTCCTTTTATGGCAAGTTGATTCGTGCCTCCTTCTGGGACTAAATAGAAATCTCCGAATTTTCTTGACAGATCCAATTGAAATTGCTCCTCCGTTTTTTTTCTATACTCTTCTCTTGAAACAAAATGAAGAATCATTCCAAGTGATTGAGCCAATTCCAGGGTAGGGTTTAAAGGTTGGATGTTTTCTCCCCTGATGATTCCAATAGCTTTGAGCCCCGCTTCTTGGGCAGCAAATGCAGTGGCCGCGATATGATTGGAATAGGCACCTCCAAAGGTGAGTAAGGTTTGATGACCCTTTGAAAGCGCTTCTTCGATATTGTATTTTAGTTTAAAAAATTTATTCCCAGATACTTGAGGATGAACTAAATCTAATCTTTTAATGGAAAGTGTCACTCCTTTTTCCCTTAAAAGGCGATGTTGAATAGCCTGGTTCATTACTTCATTTGGAGTAAGCATTGGGTTCATTTTAGAGATATTGGCAAAGTTAAGCTTGATCCTCCTATTTTTGCATTATGAATACAAATCCTGAAGAAGACTTCGAAGATGAGGAAGTTGAATTGTTTGAGCATTATCGGATTATTATTGACAAGGGACAAACTCTTACTAGGATAGATAAATTCTTAAGTGAGAAGATAGCTAATGCTACAAGGAATAAAGTTCAACAAGCCATCGATGCTGGTTCCGTATTAGTGAATGGAAGTCCAACTAAGGCCAATTATAAAATTAAGCCTCTGGATGATATTCGTGTAATGTTAGAAAAACCTCCAAAGGAAACGGAAGTATATTCTGAAAATATTCCATTGGATATCATATATGAAGATCCTTATTTATTGCTGGTAAATAAGCCTCCTGGGATGGTGGTGCATCCTGCACATGGAAATTGGTCAGGAACGCTGGTGAATGGGCTAGTTTATTATTTCGAGAATCTTCCTGAAATGAAAGGTAATACCGGTAGGCCTGGATTGGTCCATCGGATTGATAAGGATACTTCTGGTCTTTTGGTAATAGCCAAAACCGAAGAAGCAATGACCCACCTTGCCAGTCAGTTTTTTCATCATACCATAGATAGAACCTATATAGCCTTGGTTTGGGGAGAGCCGAATGAAGATGAAGGTACGATTACGGGGAATGTAGGAAGAAGTGCAAAAAACAGAAAGGTGATGGATGTTTTCCCTGAAGGAGATCAAGGAAAACATGCAGTAACACATTGGAAGGTTTTGAAGCGCTTACGATATGTCTCCTTAATCCAATGCAATTTAGAAACCGGAAGAACCCATCAGATTAGAGCTCATATGAAGTATCTAGGACATCCATTATTTAATGATGCCATGTATGGAGGAGATAAAATTCGAAAGGGTACCCAATTTTCTAAATACAAAACCTTTGTCCAGAACTGTTTTGACTTAATGCCAAGACAAGCACTTCATGCTCAGTCTCTGGGTTTTATACATCCTATCACCAAAGAAAAGCTCTATTTTGAGGTTCCACTTCCTTCAGATTTTAAGTCTGTTTTAGATAAATGGGAATCATATGTGAATTTTGAATGAGAATAACTGATCTAATATTTAATAAAATGGTCAAAATATTGCTAAAACGGCAATAAAAACATGTTTTTTAATCAGAAATGATAATACGGTTCCTAAAGATTGAAAAATCGTTAAAATCATACCTCATTTCACATCATTAATTTACATATTTATATATTTCAATCGTTTTCATTAAAAATACTGTAAAAATTCAGTTTATTTTTTATATAATTTGCAAAAATAAGCTGAGTGTGCCTATATTTGAATCATCAACAGAGATAAAAGATCTCTATCGACACATACTGTAGGATGTTGAAATTGGCAGACAAGCCCTCCTGTCTCGGGGGTGGAGGTCATGGGATAAAGCATTTAGCGAGCTCGTAAATTTGCCTAACTACTCCGTGGAGGTTCGAATCCTTCTCCTACAGCAGGTTATTTTGGGTTTATTGTTAATTGACTAAAACCATGAAATTTTGTTTCATGGTTTTTTTTATGCCTTATTTTTTACAGCATAGAATATCTTTTGTCAATGTATGTTTATACAATAGATAAAATTGTATAGTATGGGTCTAATAGAACATTATCAAATTGATAAAAAAGCCTTAGAATAAAAGTCGATATTTTTCGAATTATCAAAAAAAATAACATTTAAATTAATTTAATGTAAAAAATAAAATAATTTTTTGTCAAAATTTTAATAAACCAATGGTATTTCTAATTTTGAGCAGTCAATTAAAAGAATTGAACAAAAAACCCAAAAAGTCTCATTAAGCATAAATGAATATTTTTTCACTTCTGCTTCCTATCTGCAGGGTTCTTAAAACATAAAGTATATATACTTATCTGTTCTCAAACCTATTTTACCTATTTAATTATTGTAGGATGTTGAAATTGGCAGACAAGCCCTCCTGTCTCGGGGGTGAGGAATCCAGTATAAAGCGTAATTCAACCGGACTATTGCCTAACTGCCTCGTGGAGGTTCGAATCCTTCTCCTACAGCAACTAAAAGCAACACATCGTGTTGCTTTTTTCATTTAATAGAAAAATTTTGAATGGTGTAATATCATTCATAATGGCTATTTTAGGTCTAAATTACCTTGAATGTCAGAAAAAGTCCATCATACAAAATCAGCTCACCCATTTCGGAAAAAACTACTGAAATGGATAATGATTGCTTTTTTAGGGCTCCTGTTTTTAGAATTTGTTTTCTATTTCGGTTCTAATCTATTGTTGTCTAACTGGGCAAGAAACAAGATTAACGATGCTACTGATGATGTTTATCAAATTGAATTCAACCGAATTAATTTTTCCCTTATTAGAAGGGGCGTTTTTTTGGATGGAATAATTATGAAGCCTGTTGAGGGTGTGGTTGCTAAACCAGGGCAGACTTTATTTGACTTTACATTGGATGAACTCGCGTTTAAAGGACTCTGGTATAGTTTTTCGGAAAACATTTTTTACATAGGCAAATTAGAGTTTGACAATCCAAATATTAACATGGATTTACCAGAAGATAGGTCTGGAAATCTGCAACAAGTGGACTCGGTAAAAATCAATAAAGTATCTCCTGTCAAGGAACTGGAGGAGGAAGTGAAAAAGAGTATTGAAAAAATGAAGTTAAATGCGTTGGTGGTCCGATCACTGGAAATCAACCATGCGGATTTGTTTTTTCTAAATTTTTTAAGTCAAAGTTCTTTAGAGGCAAATAACACCAAATTACTTGTCAGGGATATTAATTTGACCACACAAGAGGAGTGGGAAACACCTTTTAATGCGAGGGGGTTTGAATTTGATTTAGAGAATGTACTATTTCCTTTGCCTGATAATGTTCATAAGATTACTGCAGATAAGGTCTTTATCAGTTCTTTGACCAATCAGGTTGATCTTAGAAATTTCGAATTGTCTGGGGATAAAAAGAAAGAAAGCAAGGCTTACTACTCAGCAAAGCTCAATGCTTTGCGGATTGGAAATGTAGATTTAAATCAAGCGTTCATGACCTCAAGACTTTTAGTAGACGAAATTGTCATGGAGGATCCTCTTTTTAAAGTAGAGAGGTTGACGAAGGCAGATAAAGACAGTACTTCTAGAGGTGATTTGAATGAGCTGATCGACGGAGTGTTAGAATCAATTTATGTAAAGGAGCTTTCTATTAATGATGGCAAATTCATTACCTCCAATGCGATTGACACCTTAAAAAATAGGATTGACATTGAAGGATTGGACTTTAAAATGATTGAATTCTATTTAGGAGATGATGAATCAAAAAAGCAGAACCAATTTTTTTATGGGGAAGATGCATCTATGGAAATCAGAGATGCAAGCTTGTATTTGTCTGATGAGGTTCATTTGATCAGGGGTGAAAAAATCAGTGTTTCTTCATTCAAAGATGAAATAGAGGTTGACAATGTAAGTTTTCAGCCAAGGGAAGGAGCTCTTCAAGAAAAAGACCCAGACCATATCATACGAATTTTTCTTCCTAAAGTAGCTTTAACCAAGGCTAACCTAAAATTATTGTATAATGAAAGGAAGTTTGAAATGGATGAATTAATGCTCAATTCTCCTAAAGTGGAATTTGTAGAGCGTAGAAAAAAAGAAAACCAACCCTCTCAAAACGTTTCAATAAAGGATTTATTGGAAGGATACCTTTCTGATGTAAAAATCGGAAAGTTTGATTTAAATGATGGGGAGGTTCAATTTAAAAATGAAGCTGGAGAAAGAACTAATGATATTGGATTTGAAAGATTTAGCCTAGAATTGGATGAGGTTTTTTTCCAACCTAATTCAACCAAATCAATCAGTGATTTCCTTTTTGCAAAAGATGTAGTTCTCAGTTTGGAGAAATATCGTTTAAAACTTCGGGATAACCTTCATGAGTTTAAAGCTGATCATGTGACCATTGATTCAAAAGATTCCCTTTTGTCTATCAGTGGTTTAAGTATAAGTCCTGAAAATCCAAATCAAGTCCAGCAAATATTGGATGCATATGGCAAAAGTGTGATTCTGGATATTCGAATTCCTGAATTTAGGGCGGAAGGTTTTAATATGAGAGCTGCTTTCGAGGAGGAAAAGTTAATAATTCAACAAATCTTGATTCCTGAACCTGAACTGTTCATGTCTAGGTTTAGAAAAAAGCGGAGCTCAAATTCATCAGCATCTTTAGAGTCCAGCGTTGAAATCAAGAACTTACTCACTTCCTATTTTAATGTAATAGAAATTGATTCTCTGAGCTTTTCAGAAGGAATAATAAAATATGAGAATTTCTCCGGTCCTAAGGATATAGCTTTTCAGGAGGACAATTTATCCTTAAAACTGAAAGGATTTTATGTGGATAATACTGGATATGAAAGAGAAGGGGATAGAACGTTTTTCTCTGAAGAAATCGATCTTAGGTTAAAAAATTATGCTTTTAATCTTGCTGGAGGAAATTATCGAGCAACTACAAATAATTTAAGTTTCAACTCGATTGACCAATCGATCATAATTGATAGTTTGGAACTAGTCCCTGGTCCGGACTTGGAAAATAAGCTTGCACTTTCTTTAGACTTGCCACAAGTGGCATTCAATGGGGTGGATATTGAATCTTTTCTTTTTGAAAATGTTCTTGATTTGAATAAATTAAAAGTGACAGGGGGGAGGATCAATATTGAAATTGATAAGGATTATGAACAGGAGGAGAAGGAGGAAAATGAGCAGAAAAAATCTCTCCCAAAATCAATTGAATTAATAAAAATCGATTCAATTGAAGCAGTGAATTCCACTTTGGGGATTAACTTTCGATCAGGTACCAATGAGGCCCAGTCCATTCAAACAAATTTTGATTTAGGTATTCTTGGATTCAATTTTGATTCTACAGCTAATACCAAAGAAGATTTATCAGGCCTTTTTTCTCAAATAAATCTATCCCTTCAGGATTTTTCTTTTGCGCTACCAGATAGTATTCATACCATCCAGTTTTCAAGTGTCAATGTAGATAATTCTGTAGATGCCACTATTTTTTCCAATTTTCAAGTGATTCCAAAAAGCACGACAATAGCTCCTGGATCTCCCATTATATCAGC
This genomic stretch from Algoriphagus halophilus harbors:
- a CDS encoding RluA family pseudouridine synthase, which codes for MNTNPEEDFEDEEVELFEHYRIIIDKGQTLTRIDKFLSEKIANATRNKVQQAIDAGSVLVNGSPTKANYKIKPLDDIRVMLEKPPKETEVYSENIPLDIIYEDPYLLLVNKPPGMVVHPAHGNWSGTLVNGLVYYFENLPEMKGNTGRPGLVHRIDKDTSGLLVIAKTEEAMTHLASQFFHHTIDRTYIALVWGEPNEDEGTITGNVGRSAKNRKVMDVFPEGDQGKHAVTHWKVLKRLRYVSLIQCNLETGRTHQIRAHMKYLGHPLFNDAMYGGDKIRKGTQFSKYKTFVQNCFDLMPRQALHAQSLGFIHPITKEKLYFEVPLPSDFKSVLDKWESYVNFE
- the uvrB gene encoding excinuclease ABC subunit UvrB, which encodes MEFKLTSDYQPTGDQPKAIEKLTEGVNSGEKSQVLLGVTGSGKTFTIANLIQQVQKPTLILSHNKTLAAQLYGEFKQFFPDNAVEYFISYYDYYQPEAFIPSSGTYIEKDLSINDEIEKLRLSATSSLLSGRRDVIVVASVSCIYGIGNPEEFGKNVIRLQEGDRIPRNQLLFKLVDILYSRTQQDLTHGTFRVKGDTVDIFVAYADFGYRIFFWGDEIEAIQRIDPASGKKLSDEKIISIFPANLFVTGKDTINTAIHEIQHDMVDQVNFFEKEGKFLEAKRLQERTEFDLEMIRELGYCSGVENYSRYFDRRLPGTRPFCLIDYFPDDFLLVVDESHVTIPQVRAMWGGDRSRKVNLVDFGFRLPSALDNRPLKFDEFEDLTNQIVYVSATPADYELSQTEGVVVEQIIRPTGLLDPTIDVRPSQNQIDDLLEEIDQTIKKEARVLVTTLTKRMAEELQKYLEKAGVKSRYIHSEVKTLDRVEILRELRLGIFDVLVGVNLLREGLDLPEVSLVAILDADKEGFLRNERSLVQTIGRAARNQEGRVIMYADKITPSMQMAIDETKRRRAIQIEYNEINGITPTTVIKSRDKIMGQTKVADSKKNAKIYVEPMPGEGTMAADPVVQYLSKDKLEKLILQTQKQMEKAAKELNFMEAARLRDEWQSQKKRLEELSRGPGN
- a CDS encoding gluconate:H+ symporter, whose translation is MTILLVLLSIAILVLLIVWAKLNPFLAFIISSISAGLLLGLPADQIAGSIQSGMGNLLGDLVIVIVMGAMLGKLVAESGAAQKIAGFLMGIFGEKNITWAMSITGLVVGIPLFYNVGFVLLVPLAFTVAYQYKISAVYVGIPLLAALSVTHGFLPPHPSPAALVAQFDANMGLTLFYGFLIAIPTIIIAGPIFAKTLKNVHANPLSTFQAEIRPESELPDTFNSFFTALLPVFLLVSTTALNLNIEPESSLGPIIRFIANPGIVMLISVLVATYTLGLKRGFKMTQLMDIYTIATKDIAMILLIVAGAGALKQIFTDTGVSQVIADGLSTWDIPPLLLAWIITAIIRVCVGSATVAGLTTAGIIAPLVTTMNVDPNLLVLSIGAGSLMFSHFNDGGFWMYKEFFNVSIKDTIKTWSLMETLVAIIGLIGVLILDVFV
- a CDS encoding 1-aminocyclopropane-1-carboxylate deaminase/D-cysteine desulfhydrase, coding for MNPMLTPNEVMNQAIQHRLLREKGVTLSIKRLDLVHPQVSGNKFFKLKYNIEEALSKGHQTLLTFGGAYSNHIAATAFAAQEAGLKAIGIIRGENIQPLNPTLELAQSLGMILHFVSREEYRKKTEEQFQLDLSRKFGDFYLVPEGGTNQLAIKGTQEILTPEDYSFSQIVTAIGTGGTLAGLAATIKKHQSLIGISSLKGTFIHQEIQSLIEFYKIEPKGSLTIFDQYHFGGYAKYKPGLIDFIWMFYQEFGIVLDPIYTGKAAFAMWDLIQNNYFQKGSSILLIHTGGIQGNLGFMERTGINLPILSK
- a CDS encoding Lnb N-terminal periplasmic domain-containing protein; translated protein: MKLKKKFFFYLILGWLFLIGGNLQGFAQQYRISLLTCDPGEEIYSSFGHSAIRVVNLETGRDQVYNYGTFDFRAPNFVLKFAGGRLDYFLSVSTFDRFLAEYNYFQRSMRELELDLNQQQKTALVEFLEINYLPQNRNYRYDFFYDNCATRIRDVIETIVGDQLIWHDEEQESIEKTFRQLIDEKVFYMPWSDLGIDLALGSRLDVDATPREEQFLPDYMEQAFSRAEIQGDGPTRPLVKNERVILDFAPKENSLGLFNPYLLFWIIAILFTATTFIGFKRKRLFIGFDLVFFGILGLLGLVMSLLWIGSDIPSTKWNWNILWAFPGHLALIPGLLSKSLKPWLRNYLLTALILADAAVVFWILGWQSFHPSLIPIMLVIILRTNYLYYNIARYKTPLV
- a CDS encoding AlbA family DNA-binding domain-containing protein, which codes for MTLQEVKSLAAKGEGLKIEFKKKAAYPEKIVREFIALANTAGGVVMIGVDDDGTVSGQRFIEEEVYVMEKAIKELIFPALHYELFVLPINSKKGVAVFKLEQSQSRPHYLKIDKKRQSFIRVADRSVQASIEVWEILKKSKNPRDVVFTYGRKEEILLKTLEEKQRISVREFSKIAKIPKFLASKTLVRLVLANVLLIHPQESDDYFTLKE